Sequence from the Seonamhaeicola sp. ML3 genome:
GTTTTATCGATAGAAACTAATTTAAATTATTATGATAAATCTGATGGGTTGTTCAATAAATTCGAAGCTGCAGATTTAACAGATTTACATAAAGAAGCAAAACAGCACATAGAAGACAAAATCCCTGATAGCGGACTCATACAGATTGCGCAAACCGAAGTGAGAGAGACCATTCATTTAATTGAAACTATTGTAGGAACTATAGGTTGGAAATTAGATTATTCTACATTGAAGGTGTTCGGGAATGATTCGAAAAGACTCAAGAAATGATTGAAGTATTAAAGGAAAAATAAGTCTAAGGTTAGACTAACTCAATTGTTTTTAAAATCTTTATGAACCAAAGAAAAATTACAAAAAGTTTGAAGGGGATTTCCAAATATGATTTAGTCAAAATAGTAATATACTTACTGGGCTTTATTTTTTCTGTTTATTCAATATTAAAACATGGATTAATAGATAGTCATACTCCTCCAGTTGGTTTCGTTGTTCCATTTTTATTAATGTTGATTGCGATTATATGGTATATTGTGGATTTGATACTAATTAAATTTTTAGAATACCTTAAAATTAGTAAAGCAGTCAATTTGTGTGGACTCATGATTAATTTTTTAATTGTTTTTTTAATCTTAATAGGGAAATTGTGAACATAGAGGAGATAAGAGCCTGTTGCCTGAGTAAGAAAGCAACAACTGAAGATTTTCCGTTCGATGAAGACACGCTTGTGTTTAAAGTCTTAGGTAAAATGTTTGCTTTGGTTTCTCTAAAATGGTGGGAGCGTGGTGAGGCTGCTATAAATTTAAAGTGTAATCCAGATTATGCCGAGGAGTTAAGATCCGAATACAATAGCATTCGTCCTGGATATCATATGAACAAAAAACATTGGAATACTGTTTATCTTCATGAAGGTGAATTGGATTTTCAGTTTTTAAAACAACTCATAAATCATTCTTATGAAATGGTTGTAAAAGGGATGCCAAAAAAGCTAAGAGATAGCTTGTGAATTCCCGAATTATTTAAAAAATAAAAATGAGCATACTACAAACTTTAATAGAGAGAAGTGGAAATACATGTGAATTATGTGGAGCAACACATCATTTAAAACAATATACAATACCACCAGCCTTAAACGAAAATGTAGATAATGATGTATTGATTTGTGATACTTGTACATCTCAAATAGAAGGCGATGCAGAAATGAATCCCAACCATTGGCGGTGTTTGAATGATAGTATGTGGAGTGAGCATATCGCTGTTCAAATTATGGCTTGGAGAATGCTTCAAAGATTAAGAGAAGAAGGTTGGCCTAAAGATTTGCTTGATATGATGTATTTAAGCGATGAAGCATTGGCTTTTGCAAGAGCAACAGGTGAAGATAAGGATTCGAGTGAGAAAATAATTCATCGCGATGTAAATGGTGCCGAGCTTAAAGTTGGCGACTCTGTGGTTTTAATAAAAGATTTAAAAGTAAAAGGCACTAGTATGGTTGCTAAACAAGGAACTACCGTTAGAAATATTAGGTTAGATCATGAAAATGCTAAACACATAGAGGGTAAAGTTGGAAGCCAACTCATAGTTATCGTAACAGATTATATTAAAAGGTGTTAGGGTTTCTTGTTTTTGTTTTTTGTAAACCAGTTAAAACTGAAGGGAATTAATAGAAACAGGAAAAAATATTTGCCAGTGATTATGCCAAAGGCTGTGATGATAAGTGATATTATTAAAATAAGGTTGAGCTGGCTATTCTTCAAATGAAAACTGTTTTAAGTAGACATGTCTGCTATTATTTTCCACTCACCCTTTATCTTTTTAAAGACAAGCATGAAATTACCATCGGCATTACCAACTTCTCTTTTAATGTGGTACTCACCTAAAACATAATAAGCGTCTTCGGCTATTTTTGTAACAGCGTTAATTCTAAAGTTTAGTTTGCCTGTATGTTCTTTTGTTGGATAGGCCTTTTTGTACCGCTCTAAAGTGTTATCCCAGCCTTGAACAATACCATTGCTGCCATAAAAAACCAAGGAATCACTTTTCCAATAGCCTTCCATGTATTTTTCAATGTTGTCTTTAGACCAGGCTATTCTTTGGGATTTTAGTACAGCTTGGATGTCTTTTATGTTTTTTTCATCATCGTTTTGAGCTATGGCAATGTTAAATGACACTGTGCATAATAAAAAAAGGAGTAGAATTTTTTTCATAAGTAAATAAGTCTTGAGTTCGGTAAAAATAGCGAAAACTAATTTTAAAGAAACCGCTTGTCGATAAAATTGACATGTATTTATTTTTTATCTAAAGTTGTGCCAAATTCATCGAATAAATAGTGGTCTGCCTTAAAGTATATTTATTTTTACATCGCAGTGATAACGCTACACTGCTCTCCCTCAAATTTATTGTTAATTATAAAAAATAAACTAGCTATGAACTTACGAATTACCAACTGTAACAATTTTTTCAAAATTAAAGGAATTTTAAACAAAGAGAGTATTGCCCTTTTTGAAGAAAAATTCGATAATATTTTCGATAAGACGGATATATTAAAAGTAAGTATTGAGGGTATTGAAAGTATGGATCGTTACGGTATTAGTGCAATTACTAACCTACATAATGAAGCCAAGAATAGAAATAAAAATCTGTCGATTATAGGTTACGGCTGTAATGATTTATACAGTTATTTTAAGACAACCGCTGCTGCTTAATAGTTTTTATATTTAGGAAATTTCAATCAAAAAAATGTATTTCATCGATAAAATTTGTTTTTTAAAGAAATAAATGTATATATTTGATACTGTTGTGTAAGAAATTATTTTATAATCTTCCAACTTCCCTAAATCTATTATTTAACTTAATACCAACTATTATGGGTTTAATAATTAACAGTTCAAGTAATTTTTTTGAATTAGCCGGTGTGTTAAATCAAGAAAACGTAGTAGACTTACAAAGAGTTATCCGAAAAGGTCTAAAGAAGTACGATCAACTTACCATCAGTATCGAAGCTGTAGAGAGTATAGACCGTTACGGCGTTAAAGCTATAGCAGAACTTCATGACGAAGCGCTGAATAATGACAAAAGATTGTCTATAGTAGGTTACGGCTGTAAAGATTTATACAATCATTTTAAGTCTACCGACGCCGCTGCCTAAAATACTAAAGGAATTTTTTTTGGTTTTTAAAAAACGCATCTGCTTGTAATTGCATGAGTTCTCTTGCTTTTTTCCGCTTATATGTGTAGAGCTCTTCTTCTTGCTCTATGTCTGAATAAATGCGGTCGTTAATCAAGTTGTCTGTTTTTAGTAGGTGCCCCCTTTGATTTTTATTTTGAAGTACATCTGTTTTTATAGCAGTTTCTTGGTCTTCAAGTTTAAAATCGTAGGCTCCTCTTGGTGATAATAGTTTGGCAAAAATTGGAGAAGTTTCTATGGCTAAGAATAGCAGAAAAATAAAGAACGACGGAAGCCAAGGTAACTCACCTAGGGCATTGACTCTTGCCATTAGTCCGTCAAAATTGTTTATGATAGGTTGTGAGTAAGCTACCTGTGTTTCGTAGTCAGTCTTGAGTTTTGCAATTTGAGCTTCGGCATCTTTGATTTTTATTTTGTTATCGGTTTTTAGCGCTTGCAACTCGGTTAAAAGAGCATCATGTTTCTCTCTTTTTTCTTTGTATACAGGTCCTTTTCCAACTCGTTTAGTACCTGATGTTCCTTCGGCCTCGGCAATATATTTGTCGTATAACTGGTTCACTTCAGCCTCTTTGGTGTCTATTTCTAGGCGTAAAGACTCTATGGTATTATTTAAATCTGTTATTGATGGGGCATACTGTTCGGCAATTTGGGTTTTATTATCAAGTGTTAGTTTGTTTTTCTGTTCTAGCAAGACTTGGTCGATTTCCTTTTGGAAAATTTTCAGCTCAAGAGGTTTAGATATAACAATTGCAATAATTACAGCCAATATAAGTCTTGGAGTGGCCTGAATAAGTTCATCGGTAATATTGCCGGTTTTTTTAATTGTTGAAACGATATAGCGGTCCAGATTGAAGATTAGAAGCCCCCAAACCAATCCGAAGACAATAGCAGCAAATAAGTTATCGAATACCGTGTAAAGTGCATAGCTTGCAGCGATTGATGCCATTAAGGCCGTAAAGAAAACTGTAGCGCCTATACCAACATATTTGTTTTGTTCGCCCTTAGAACATTGGTTTAAAATATCTGTATCGGCACCCGAGCAGATGATAAAAAATTGCTTTAACATAATAGATTCGTTTTTCTGATTGATTGACTATTAGAACGTTAAAGCAGTGTTTTTGTTACACGTTTTTAAGAAAAGTTAAGATTTTTTAGACCGAATACTTTCTATAATGACTGTGCCCAAAATGAGGGCACCACCTATAAAAGTATTTATGGTTGGGATTTCATTTAGGAAGATGAAGGCTATTATGATTCCGCAAATGGGTTGTGCACTACCAATAATACTTGCTGTGCTTACAGAGAAATACTTTAAGCTAGTAATGAATAAAGAGTGACCTATGGCAGTGGTGACTAAACCTAAAATAAGTAAATAGGGAATTTGTGTTTGTAAATTACTAATGTCCATTTTAAACAAAACAGGAATTAAAATAATACTTACTATTAGAGACTGCATCATCATAATTACCGTGCCGTTATAATTGTCTACATGGCGTTTTAGAATAAGGTTTCTAATGGCGTAACAAAATGCTGAAAACACCCCAAAGAGAATACCTTTTAAATGATCGCTCTCAAAGTTAAATTCTGGTGCAAGTATGTAAATGCCCAATAGTACTACTAAAGCAAGTATAATATGTGTTGGGTTGAATTTGGACTTTGTAAAAAAGGGCTCAAGTAAGGCAGTGATTACAGGAAATGTAAACATAGAAAGCATACCAATGGCTACATTCGATAGTTTTAGAGCATAAAAATAAGTTACCCAATGCCCACCCAATAACAGGGAACTTATTAGCAAGGTTGGAATGTCTTTTTTTGAATGTATTTTAATGCTTAGTTTTCTAATGCGGCAAAAAACAAACAAGAATATAGCTGCTAAAGCACTTCTAAACCAAATGGTTACAGGGGTAGGGAGGTCTATAAATTTACCTAAAGTGCCAGAGGTGCTTATTAAAATGGTTGCAAGCCCTAATAAAAGTAAATGATTGTTATGTTGGTTTTTCATGGTATTTAAGTGTCTGCTTTGCGTTAGGGATTGCAGTGGAAATCCTTTTTGAGAGGTGCGAACAAAAAGATTGCAACGTAAAGCCCGACCCTAGTGCTAATCTGCATGCCGGCAGGCAGGCGCACAAATTATATTTTGCAAAAGTAGCTTTTATCTTGAAAGCTCGGTAAAATGTTTGTAAAAATAAGGGATGGTTTCTATGCCTTTTAAATAATTCCACATACCAAAATGTTCGTTTGGAGAATGGATGGCGTCGCTATCTAATCCAAAGCCCATCAAGATGGTTTTGCTTTTAAGTTCTTCTTCAAATAAAGCTACGATTGGAATACTACCACCGCTTCGTTGCGGAATTGGTGTTTTGCCAAAAGTTTCGGCATACGCTTTTGAGGCGGCTTGGTAACCAATACTGTTAAGTGGTGTTACATAGCCATTACCGCCATGATGAGGTCTTACCACCACTTTTACACCTTTTGGGGCAATACTTTCGAAATGAGATTCGAATAATTCAGTGATTTCTGACCAGTCTTGATT
This genomic interval carries:
- a CDS encoding alkylphosphonate utilization protein produces the protein MSILQTLIERSGNTCELCGATHHLKQYTIPPALNENVDNDVLICDTCTSQIEGDAEMNPNHWRCLNDSMWSEHIAVQIMAWRMLQRLREEGWPKDLLDMMYLSDEALAFARATGEDKDSSEKIIHRDVNGAELKVGDSVVLIKDLKVKGTSMVAKQGTTVRNIRLDHENAKHIEGKVGSQLIVIVTDYIKRC
- a CDS encoding STAS domain-containing protein; the protein is MGLIINSSSNFFELAGVLNQENVVDLQRVIRKGLKKYDQLTISIEAVESIDRYGVKAIAELHDEALNNDKRLSIVGYGCKDLYNHFKSTDAAA
- a CDS encoding DUF4440 domain-containing protein, encoding MKKILLLFLLCTVSFNIAIAQNDDEKNIKDIQAVLKSQRIAWSKDNIEKYMEGYWKSDSLVFYGSNGIVQGWDNTLERYKKAYPTKEHTGKLNFRINAVTKIAEDAYYVLGEYHIKREVGNADGNFMLVFKKIKGEWKIIADMST
- a CDS encoding DMT family transporter, whose amino-acid sequence is MKNQHNNHLLLLGLATILISTSGTLGKFIDLPTPVTIWFRSALAAIFLFVFCRIRKLSIKIHSKKDIPTLLISSLLLGGHWVTYFYALKLSNVAIGMLSMFTFPVITALLEPFFTKSKFNPTHIILALVVLLGIYILAPEFNFESDHLKGILFGVFSAFCYAIRNLILKRHVDNYNGTVIMMMQSLIVSIILIPVLFKMDISNLQTQIPYLLILGLVTTAIGHSLFITSLKYFSVSTASIIGSAQPICGIIIAFIFLNEIPTINTFIGGALILGTVIIESIRSKKS
- a CDS encoding MmcQ/YjbR family DNA-binding protein → MNIEEIRACCLSKKATTEDFPFDEDTLVFKVLGKMFALVSLKWWERGEAAINLKCNPDYAEELRSEYNSIRPGYHMNKKHWNTVYLHEGELDFQFLKQLINHSYEMVVKGMPKKLRDSL
- a CDS encoding DUF4407 domain-containing protein, which encodes MLKQFFIICSGADTDILNQCSKGEQNKYVGIGATVFFTALMASIAASYALYTVFDNLFAAIVFGLVWGLLIFNLDRYIVSTIKKTGNITDELIQATPRLILAVIIAIVISKPLELKIFQKEIDQVLLEQKNKLTLDNKTQIAEQYAPSITDLNNTIESLRLEIDTKEAEVNQLYDKYIAEAEGTSGTKRVGKGPVYKEKREKHDALLTELQALKTDNKIKIKDAEAQIAKLKTDYETQVAYSQPIINNFDGLMARVNALGELPWLPSFFIFLLFLAIETSPIFAKLLSPRGAYDFKLEDQETAIKTDVLQNKNQRGHLLKTDNLINDRIYSDIEQEEELYTYKRKKARELMQLQADAFFKNQKKFL